Proteins encoded together in one Thalassotalea crassostreae window:
- a CDS encoding histone deacetylase → MKSFNIPLVFHPIYSQLELPVRHRFPIDKYRSIYQRLKDDGVAESVFNTPQRFSVDKAKAMLDATYVDELVSGSLGAKEMRRIGFPWSEQLVKRTFTAVGGTLLTAKLAVEHGIAINLTGGYHHAFADFGSGFCMINDLYLAANKMLENDDINRVLIFDCDVHQGDGTAALCEQRDDIITVSLHCEKNFPYRKQNSNLDFGLDKHLENEEYLQSVKQALDLALNSYEIDAVIYDAGVDIHQHDDLGLLNVSTEGIYLRDRLVFDTCKDRALPVAAVIGGGYQRDIDALTEVHYQLFKAAFDSQ, encoded by the coding sequence ATGAAGTCATTTAATATTCCGTTAGTGTTTCACCCTATTTATTCGCAATTAGAGTTGCCAGTTCGTCATCGATTCCCTATCGATAAATATCGTTCTATATATCAGCGCTTAAAAGACGATGGCGTTGCTGAAAGTGTTTTTAATACGCCACAGCGATTCAGCGTAGATAAAGCAAAGGCAATGCTGGATGCTACTTATGTTGATGAACTTGTGTCAGGGTCGCTTGGTGCAAAAGAGATGCGCCGAATTGGCTTTCCTTGGTCAGAGCAATTAGTAAAACGTACCTTTACCGCGGTTGGTGGTACATTGTTAACAGCTAAGCTTGCTGTTGAACATGGCATCGCGATTAATTTAACTGGCGGCTATCATCATGCCTTTGCCGACTTTGGCTCAGGGTTTTGCATGATCAATGATTTATACCTGGCGGCAAATAAAATGCTAGAAAACGACGATATTAATCGTGTTTTGATTTTTGATTGCGATGTCCATCAAGGCGATGGCACCGCTGCATTATGTGAACAGCGAGACGATATCATTACGGTGTCGCTTCATTGCGAAAAGAACTTTCCCTATCGCAAGCAAAACTCTAATTTAGATTTTGGTTTAGATAAGCACCTAGAAAATGAAGAGTATTTGCAGTCGGTTAAACAAGCCTTAGATTTAGCGTTAAATAGCTACGAGATTGATGCAGTCATTTATGACGCCGGCGTTGATATTCATCAACATGATGATTTGGGGTTGTTGAACGTTTCAACCGAAGGGATATATTTACGCGATAGACTTGTGTTTGATACGTGTAAGGACAGAGCATTACCTGTTGCCGCAGTCATTGGCGGTGGTTACCAGCGTGATATCGATGCACTGACCGAAGTGCACTATCAATTATTCAAAGCTGCATTTGATAGTCAATAA
- the pbpC gene encoding penicillin-binding protein 1C, producing MTNKANVYIASVDRAGTKTGSMMKFNERLYQHKGVRAVLFLTAVLVITFFSLNAIYPINIDQRTDAAVTVYTKEGELLRQFANKQGIYRIETTVEQVSPFYLDALLEYEDKHFYDHPGVNPFSLARAIRQRVTNGRVISGGSTLTMQVARLLYPNKRSYAGKLQQIFRALQFELKYSKDEILGLYLTYAPMGGNIEGVQAASQRYFGKHAKDLTKTEAALLVVLPQRPSVYRPDINPDKAKSARDKVLGRLERANLIDSNNASFYQQEPVSRQRKSSKMLAPLLARHLKQQQPLKNSITTTINHNVQSDLESIISQRMQTQDSRLSAAVLVMDNQTGEVIAYKGSADFLDNNRFGHVDMSRAIRSPGSTLKPFIYGMAMDSGIIHSKSLLTDVPMRFGDYQPKNFDLRFDGAVSVDVALKMSKNVPVVLVLDKLTPENFVINLENAGVHLNVEQPNLSIALGGAGITLTDLVALYSSLSRQGRLIFPKTQAQQKPTEQAFTGVQILSKESAWIIKEILSEIDPPDRAAAAYHRQISWKTGTSYGYRDAWAVGTSNDYTVGVWVGRPDGAPFVGQTGAKQAGPILFDVFDLLPKDVLRIDKPEQVISKSICWPSGLSQDYVNNDDCINLKTANTIKGKTPLTIKSNGGLEQLHQWPQVLQNWMKTKEFKLQKQNQRVSILHPKDNSQMFMGSKTEFVAIANNDLANWYLNDRLLPNNIIKTKQLGQGPQTITACFNDSCDSIVVELY from the coding sequence ATGACGAATAAAGCCAACGTATATATAGCAAGCGTCGATAGAGCAGGCACTAAAACGGGAAGCATGATGAAGTTTAATGAGCGTTTATATCAGCATAAAGGGGTTAGAGCTGTGTTGTTCTTAACGGCTGTTTTAGTGATTACCTTCTTTTCGCTTAACGCCATTTACCCGATAAACATTGATCAACGCACTGATGCGGCAGTAACGGTATATACCAAAGAGGGAGAACTACTTCGTCAATTTGCCAACAAGCAGGGCATTTATCGCATCGAAACCACGGTTGAACAAGTGAGTCCGTTCTATTTGGATGCATTACTTGAATACGAAGATAAGCATTTTTATGACCATCCGGGGGTAAACCCATTTTCATTGGCGCGCGCCATAAGACAGCGCGTGACCAATGGCCGTGTTATCTCTGGTGGTTCCACATTAACCATGCAAGTCGCGCGTTTGTTATACCCAAATAAACGTAGCTACGCAGGTAAGCTGCAGCAAATATTTCGCGCATTACAGTTTGAACTTAAATACTCCAAAGATGAGATTTTAGGTTTATATCTAACCTATGCGCCTATGGGCGGAAACATTGAAGGCGTGCAAGCGGCAAGCCAACGCTATTTTGGAAAACATGCCAAAGACCTTACCAAAACCGAAGCAGCACTTTTAGTTGTATTGCCACAAAGACCGTCAGTGTATCGCCCAGATATCAATCCTGACAAAGCCAAAAGTGCTAGAGATAAAGTACTAGGGCGTTTAGAACGAGCGAATTTAATTGACTCAAACAACGCCAGTTTTTATCAACAAGAGCCAGTATCAAGACAGCGAAAGTCTTCTAAGATGCTTGCGCCTTTGTTGGCAAGGCACTTAAAGCAGCAGCAACCGCTGAAAAATAGTATTACCACCACGATTAACCATAATGTGCAATCGGATTTAGAAAGTATCATTAGTCAGCGTATGCAAACACAAGATAGTCGATTGTCGGCTGCGGTATTGGTTATGGATAATCAAACGGGGGAGGTTATTGCCTATAAAGGCTCAGCTGATTTTCTTGATAACAATCGTTTTGGTCACGTTGATATGAGCAGAGCGATACGTTCACCGGGTAGTACCTTAAAACCGTTTATTTATGGCATGGCGATGGACAGCGGCATCATACATTCAAAGAGTTTATTAACCGACGTACCAATGCGTTTTGGCGATTATCAGCCAAAGAATTTCGATTTACGTTTTGATGGCGCAGTATCGGTCGATGTTGCATTAAAGATGTCGAAGAATGTACCGGTTGTGCTGGTGCTTGATAAGCTAACGCCGGAAAACTTTGTTATTAATCTTGAAAACGCCGGCGTTCACCTAAACGTCGAACAACCTAATTTAAGTATTGCCCTTGGCGGCGCGGGAATAACATTGACTGATTTAGTGGCGCTGTATTCGTCACTATCACGTCAAGGACGTTTAATTTTTCCTAAAACTCAAGCCCAGCAGAAACCAACGGAGCAAGCATTTACTGGTGTGCAAATACTTAGCAAAGAATCGGCATGGATCATCAAAGAGATCTTGAGCGAAATCGACCCGCCAGATAGAGCTGCCGCGGCATATCATCGCCAGATCTCTTGGAAAACAGGTACCAGTTACGGTTACCGTGATGCTTGGGCGGTCGGCACAAGTAATGATTATACTGTCGGCGTATGGGTTGGCAGACCCGATGGCGCACCATTTGTCGGTCAAACTGGTGCTAAACAGGCTGGACCTATTTTATTCGATGTCTTTGATTTATTACCCAAAGATGTGCTGCGTATCGATAAACCTGAGCAAGTTATCAGTAAATCAATTTGCTGGCCTAGCGGATTAAGCCAAGATTATGTGAATAACGATGATTGCATTAATTTAAAAACAGCTAATACCATCAAAGGTAAGACTCCGTTAACCATTAAAAGTAATGGCGGTTTAGAGCAACTTCATCAGTGGCCACAGGTATTACAAAATTGGATGAAAACCAAAGAATTTAAACTGCAAAAACAAAACCAACGAGTAAGCATTTTACATCCTAAAGACAATAGCCAAATGTTTATGGGTAGTAAAACCGAGTTTGTCGCAATCGCCAATAACGATCTTGCCAATTGGTATTTAAATGACAGGTTATTACCAAACAACATCATTAAAACCAAACAACTTGGTCAAGGACCACAAACAATCACCGCTTGTTTTAACGATAGTTGTGATTCTATAGTGGTTGAGTTGTATTAA
- a CDS encoding YeeE/YedE thiosulfate transporter family protein → MLFVIAITLTALIGYLAQTTGLCMVRGVNETIKGNPEFLIAILLSGVLSWIAFITADIYNVQLELPVYSASWWFVLGGIVFGLGTALNQGCGVSTLGKLARGDLNMLLTITGWLIGWSILSFWQPETVHVEIFHNKIFVLGILILLTISIVTWALLGDKKRKTLWFSMLGIGLLAGFLFLYERHWTPSGLLRDVSNALIHKQQVWPSFERYLTFIALIFGMIFAAWRTKKFKLININYKSFLVHTVAGTLMGIGAALALGGNDSQLLISLPIFSPAGATSVLFMLIGIRIGLFLNQFVIEY, encoded by the coding sequence ATGTTGTTCGTAATCGCAATTACTCTAACTGCTTTGATTGGTTATTTAGCTCAAACCACAGGTTTATGTATGGTGCGAGGTGTAAATGAAACAATCAAAGGAAATCCAGAGTTTTTAATCGCTATTCTCTTAAGCGGCGTTCTTTCTTGGATTGCGTTTATAACTGCTGATATTTATAACGTGCAACTGGAATTGCCTGTGTATTCTGCTAGTTGGTGGTTTGTATTAGGCGGGATTGTATTTGGCTTAGGTACTGCTTTAAATCAAGGGTGTGGAGTATCTACTTTAGGCAAGTTGGCCAGAGGTGATTTAAACATGCTTCTGACTATCACAGGTTGGCTTATAGGTTGGTCTATTCTTTCATTCTGGCAACCAGAAACAGTACATGTTGAAATATTTCATAATAAGATTTTTGTTCTAGGAATATTAATTTTACTCACTATTTCTATAGTAACTTGGGCGTTACTAGGTGATAAAAAAAGGAAAACACTTTGGTTTTCAATGTTAGGTATTGGATTGTTGGCTGGTTTTTTATTTCTATATGAGCGTCATTGGACACCAAGCGGTTTACTTCGCGACGTAAGCAATGCGCTAATCCATAAACAACAGGTTTGGCCTTCGTTTGAACGGTATCTTACTTTTATTGCTTTAATTTTTGGGATGATATTTGCGGCGTGGCGCACGAAGAAATTTAAATTAATAAATATTAATTACAAATCTTTTTTAGTTCATACCGTAGCAGGTACTTTAATGGGAATAGGCGCAGCATTAGCGTTGGGTGGTAACGATTCGCAGCTATTAATTTCCTTACCTATATTCTCTCCGGCAGGAGCAACCAGTGTATTGTTTATGCTGATAGGAATTCGAATTGGATTATTTCTAAACCAATTTGTTATAGAGTACTAA
- a CDS encoding MerR family transcriptional regulator, whose amino-acid sequence MHNDSNTTFDLNTLCQLADITPRKVRYYIQREMVSSPIGARKTARYSNEHLEQLLTIRKWQEAGLSLEKIQAILQKSDVDDLPPEPLPEPGSISVVSQVMLAKGVTLQIDANQAQLTTKQLRALAQQTIKALEQIVQAKPTLEETAQDNDNPN is encoded by the coding sequence ATGCACAACGACAGTAACACGACATTTGATCTAAATACTCTTTGCCAACTTGCCGATATAACGCCAAGAAAGGTGAGGTATTACATTCAAAGAGAAATGGTGAGTTCACCAATAGGTGCACGAAAGACTGCCCGTTATAGCAACGAACATTTAGAGCAACTGTTAACGATTCGAAAATGGCAAGAAGCCGGTTTATCCCTTGAAAAAATTCAAGCAATTTTACAAAAGTCAGACGTTGACGATTTACCGCCAGAGCCATTACCTGAGCCGGGCAGTATTTCGGTGGTAAGCCAAGTGATGTTAGCCAAAGGAGTTACCTTGCAGATAGATGCTAATCAAGCACAGTTAACCACCAAGCAGCTAAGAGCATTGGCACAACAAACCATTAAAGCGCTAGAGCAGATAGTACAAGCAAAGCCAACATTAGAAGAGACAGCACAAGATAATGACAACCCTAATTAA
- a CDS encoding DUF3750 domain-containing protein, with translation MYRLITLFIVLSVTLLTSGCANNDWRTASREPAGIASIPSEDNRAIIEVYAADAFSWRGWFAVHPWVAIKDKGADEYTVYEVVGWQVKRGLSAIREFNTETPDRYWYGSKPELILSIKGDKAVELIPKIKLAIQTYPWANEYSVFPGPNSNTFVAWIGKQVPELELDLPFSAIGSGYADNTN, from the coding sequence TTGTATCGTTTAATCACTTTATTCATTGTTTTATCGGTTACGCTATTAACCTCCGGTTGTGCCAATAACGATTGGCGCACGGCAAGTAGGGAGCCTGCCGGCATTGCCTCTATACCGAGTGAAGATAATCGTGCAATTATCGAAGTCTATGCGGCCGATGCCTTTAGCTGGCGTGGCTGGTTTGCGGTCCACCCTTGGGTTGCGATTAAAGATAAAGGTGCCGATGAATATACGGTTTATGAAGTTGTAGGCTGGCAAGTCAAGCGAGGCTTATCCGCAATCCGCGAATTTAACACCGAAACGCCTGATCGTTATTGGTATGGTTCCAAACCTGAATTAATCCTATCGATTAAAGGCGATAAAGCAGTAGAGCTAATACCTAAAATAAAGCTGGCAATACAAACCTATCCTTGGGCGAATGAATACAGTGTATTCCCTGGACCGAACAGCAATACCTTTGTTGCTTGGATTGGCAAGCAAGTACCTGAGCTAGAGTTAGATTTACCGTTCAGTGCAATAGGTAGTGGATACGCTGACAACACCAATTAG
- the ahr gene encoding NADPH-dependent aldehyde reductase Ahr, producing the protein MYKAYAANQPSSALEQISIEPSAIGAHDVEIDVQYCGICHSDLSMLNNEWGMSSYPLVAGHEVVGTVAQVGDHVTHLTVGQTVGLGWHSGYCDTCSSCMSGDHNLCYSAEGTIVGRHGGFAEKVVANASSVVAIPDGLDLATVGPLFCGGITVFNPLVQFDIKPTDKVAVIGIGGLGHMAIQFYNAWGCEVTAFTSSDDKREQALSFGAHHTINSRDPDAIEAATGRFDYVISTVNVKLDWNLYVQTLKPKGRLHFVGATLEPLDLQVFPLLLGQRSVSASPVGSPATISQMLDFAAQHKIKPLIEAYPFSEINEAIARLESGNARYRVVLKW; encoded by the coding sequence ATGTATAAAGCTTATGCGGCTAATCAGCCATCTTCTGCGCTAGAACAAATTTCTATTGAGCCTTCAGCTATTGGGGCACACGATGTCGAAATTGATGTGCAATATTGTGGTATCTGTCACTCTGATCTCAGTATGCTTAACAATGAATGGGGTATGAGTAGTTATCCATTAGTGGCAGGTCATGAGGTAGTTGGTACAGTTGCTCAAGTTGGCGATCACGTTACTCATTTAACGGTTGGTCAAACTGTGGGCCTTGGTTGGCACAGTGGTTATTGTGATACCTGCTCTAGCTGTATGTCTGGCGATCATAATTTATGTTACTCAGCAGAAGGTACAATTGTTGGTCGCCACGGCGGTTTTGCCGAGAAGGTAGTAGCAAATGCAAGTTCCGTTGTTGCCATTCCTGATGGGTTAGATTTAGCGACCGTTGGGCCGCTATTTTGTGGTGGTATTACTGTGTTTAATCCACTGGTTCAATTCGATATAAAGCCTACTGATAAAGTCGCGGTAATTGGTATTGGTGGTTTAGGCCATATGGCAATTCAATTTTATAACGCTTGGGGTTGTGAGGTTACTGCGTTTACTAGCTCTGATGATAAGCGTGAACAGGCGTTATCATTTGGCGCTCATCATACAATTAACTCTCGTGATCCTGACGCGATAGAGGCAGCCACTGGTCGATTTGATTATGTGATCTCAACAGTGAACGTCAAACTTGATTGGAACCTTTATGTGCAAACATTAAAACCAAAAGGACGTTTGCATTTTGTCGGCGCAACATTAGAGCCATTAGATCTGCAAGTGTTCCCATTACTGCTTGGGCAACGTTCAGTGTCAGCGTCACCGGTTGGCAGCCCAGCGACGATTTCTCAGATGTTAGACTTTGCTGCGCAGCACAAGATTAAGCCATTGATTGAAGCCTACCCTTTTAGTGAAATTAACGAAGCAATTGCAAGATTGGAAAGCGGCAATGCGCGTTACCGTGTTGTTTTAAAGTGGTAA
- a CDS encoding class I SAM-dependent methyltransferase has product MNNNINFYNKQAKQLLEQYTSVAAESVHQTWMHLLPKTGHVLDIGAGAGRDADFIASRGLKVTAVEPASELLSLAKQTFTNTNINWLSDSLPILHKTQKLKQRYDLILVSAVWMHLTESEQEQSLKTLAKLLKDNGLIIITLRIGTFNDGRTSHPISIDKIKEQAISYSLSLTQLSDAVDKLNRNDVTWETVMLSKEMNK; this is encoded by the coding sequence TTGAATAACAACATCAATTTCTATAACAAACAAGCAAAGCAGTTACTTGAACAATATACCTCAGTAGCCGCAGAGTCAGTTCACCAAACTTGGATGCATTTATTACCTAAAACTGGCCATGTATTAGACATTGGTGCTGGCGCCGGTAGAGATGCTGATTTTATTGCAAGTCGTGGGTTAAAGGTAACTGCTGTAGAGCCTGCCAGTGAGCTGTTAAGTTTAGCGAAACAAACATTCACGAACACAAACATTAATTGGTTAAGTGATTCTTTACCCATTCTCCATAAAACCCAAAAGTTAAAACAAAGATATGATCTGATTTTAGTCAGTGCTGTATGGATGCACTTGACAGAAAGCGAGCAGGAACAATCGTTAAAAACGCTAGCCAAACTTTTAAAAGATAATGGGTTGATCATTATTACTTTGAGAATTGGAACTTTCAATGATGGTAGAACATCTCATCCAATAAGCATTGATAAGATTAAAGAGCAGGCCATAAGCTATAGTTTATCTTTGACACAATTATCTGATGCCGTTGATAAACTAAATCGTAATGATGTTACTTGGGAAACTGTTATGTTATCTAAAGAGATGAATAAATAA
- a CDS encoding HNH endonuclease domain-containing protein, protein MNLSNYFQLLLKDTSTSYKFLFLNAIIDRVNATDERLLSLDDLIIDMLVTAWYPNQFFKLSFGKQDQIGNLFLSQNFKYKKKISLTSLGFRDKLRQEIVESVDVKQVRNKLSQFVQYRLLSPFFSQQLRGQKESSKNNIIYELAINEFDSLIPLYKIDKSINAIEIHPQWFNYIKQHYSLLFNYIKIEWATYLQKNNPAVPSIMLKLEPPGSRSSLNSQLTFWNSYFTANQDARCIYTGEPLIEIKTSLDHFLPWSFVCHDRLWNLVPVSRSSNSSKSNSLPCLKTYLDKFLEIQYDALKYNKSIMENQKWNSYAQPYLTDLELSNDSELANPNRFAAELAKVVENQHWIAKHSGFDYGWKEKIIEF, encoded by the coding sequence ATGAATCTAAGTAACTATTTTCAACTATTATTGAAAGATACTTCTACCTCGTATAAGTTTCTGTTTTTGAATGCAATAATTGATAGAGTTAACGCCACCGACGAGCGATTATTATCACTAGATGATTTGATCATTGACATGCTAGTAACAGCTTGGTATCCAAACCAATTTTTTAAATTATCGTTTGGCAAACAAGACCAAATAGGTAATTTGTTTCTAAGCCAAAACTTCAAGTATAAGAAGAAAATTTCACTAACTAGTTTGGGATTTAGAGATAAACTAAGGCAAGAAATTGTTGAATCAGTTGATGTAAAGCAAGTTAGAAATAAATTATCTCAGTTTGTTCAATATCGCTTGTTGTCGCCATTTTTTAGCCAACAATTGCGGGGCCAAAAAGAATCTTCAAAAAATAACATCATCTATGAATTAGCGATAAATGAATTTGACTCGTTAATACCGCTTTATAAAATTGATAAATCCATCAACGCAATTGAAATACACCCACAGTGGTTCAATTATATAAAACAGCATTACAGCCTATTGTTCAATTATATAAAGATTGAGTGGGCGACATACTTACAAAAAAACAACCCTGCAGTGCCATCTATCATGCTTAAACTTGAACCACCAGGTTCTAGAAGTAGTTTGAATTCGCAGTTAACTTTTTGGAACTCATATTTTACGGCAAATCAAGACGCTCGTTGTATTTATACAGGCGAACCATTGATTGAAATTAAGACTAGCTTAGATCACTTTTTGCCTTGGTCTTTTGTATGTCACGACAGGCTTTGGAATTTGGTACCGGTATCAAGATCTTCAAATAGCAGTAAATCAAATAGCTTACCCTGTTTAAAAACTTATTTAGATAAATTTCTTGAAATTCAATATGATGCACTTAAGTATAATAAGAGCATTATGGAAAACCAAAAATGGAACAGCTATGCCCAACCGTATTTAACGGACTTAGAATTAAGTAATGACAGCGAACTTGCAAACCCAAATAGATTTGCAGCAGAGTTGGCTAAAGTTGTTGAAAACCAGCATTGGATAGCAAAACATAGTGGTTTTGATTATGGCTGGAAAGAGAAAATAATAGAATTCTAA
- a CDS encoding VIT and vWA domain-containing protein: protein MTTLIKDIKDSLKRKLNQKTRKPIILDPLEPNFIETDTLTNTTNNESLLTSVTAHIEFYFPLAVTTICQEFVNNTDDNIEGIYQFPLPKEAGFISFQTALNDEVYQGQVKGKSVAENDYEEAVSNGDTSILVEKIQDGLFQINVGNLAPNDTVKFELTLATLLTLTPSSARYYLPTVIANNYGRSHLDPFNTPKTNFLVEHPFSGTLKVGDALQAQRLESAFNLKALSNQEYQFDGYLDQDFVINIALSPNQPATAIYCQSPDNNQSQHNEYAAMATIPAKQALAVQNANVQLLVDCSGSMRGYSIEQARDGMARLFDMFNANDNINLFRFGSSFEQVLANWQPFTGKAKSTLRRAITNLRADLGGTELIEALKRTLENAKQQKQSDILLLTDGEIWRDQEQLFKLIIQAQESNCRVSVLGLGNSVNESLLSEIAKQTGGYAIFVNPNENIADKVATLLAQMKSAKGKQRFEQVPHTTWKSLPSSFVNQMPSIAYMMGKELPERDLVCLQQANEEQSTQQTIPWQQATGMQAKALTAITVTQRMFEASHSEKQILAETYEQISDYTSFIMVAEREEKQSQMPKLKHVPQMQVEMQRNINIDMADAHCMSMPMESYSMKSPAAQQGSLKRYSKSSSFSSSDSFDIPAFLRRQADPVDEVLEFLTKLNIHLDAINQHTEVPNMLDLEIFGLPENILMAIEDIIKSLNEEQISGAIATILLRLNVLKGSILDEHIVTFLTDNCQGNHIEPAKLNRLIDIA, encoded by the coding sequence ATGACAACCCTAATTAAAGACATCAAAGATTCATTAAAACGAAAATTAAATCAAAAGACACGTAAGCCGATCATACTTGATCCACTTGAACCAAATTTTATTGAAACAGACACTTTGACTAACACAACAAACAACGAATCTTTATTAACGTCAGTAACAGCTCACATTGAGTTTTACTTTCCACTTGCCGTAACCACTATTTGCCAAGAGTTTGTGAACAACACCGATGACAATATTGAAGGTATATATCAATTCCCACTGCCAAAAGAAGCTGGCTTTATCAGTTTTCAAACCGCATTAAACGATGAGGTATATCAAGGACAGGTTAAAGGCAAAAGCGTAGCAGAAAATGATTATGAAGAAGCCGTAAGCAATGGCGATACGTCTATTTTGGTTGAAAAAATACAAGATGGCTTATTTCAAATCAATGTCGGTAATCTAGCACCAAATGACACGGTTAAGTTTGAACTAACACTGGCGACACTGCTTACGTTAACGCCAAGCAGTGCACGTTATTATTTACCAACAGTCATAGCCAACAATTATGGCCGTTCACACTTAGATCCGTTTAATACCCCCAAAACTAACTTTTTAGTAGAGCATCCGTTTTCAGGTACCTTAAAGGTGGGTGACGCATTACAAGCACAGCGCTTAGAGAGTGCATTTAATTTAAAGGCGTTATCAAACCAAGAATATCAATTTGACGGTTACTTAGATCAAGACTTTGTGATCAATATTGCCCTTAGCCCTAACCAACCAGCAACAGCGATTTATTGCCAAAGCCCTGACAATAACCAAAGCCAGCATAATGAATACGCCGCAATGGCAACGATTCCTGCCAAACAAGCATTAGCAGTACAAAACGCAAATGTGCAACTGTTAGTCGATTGCTCTGGCTCTATGAGGGGTTATTCAATAGAGCAGGCCAGAGATGGTATGGCGCGTTTGTTTGATATGTTTAATGCCAACGATAATATCAACCTATTTCGCTTTGGCAGTAGCTTTGAACAAGTATTGGCAAACTGGCAGCCATTTACCGGTAAAGCCAAATCAACGCTGCGCAGAGCTATTACAAATCTTAGAGCAGACTTAGGCGGCACCGAATTAATCGAAGCGCTTAAACGAACACTAGAAAATGCTAAACAGCAAAAACAAAGTGATATTTTGTTGTTAACCGACGGTGAAATTTGGCGTGACCAAGAGCAACTTTTTAAGTTAATTATCCAAGCCCAAGAAAGTAACTGTCGTGTTTCAGTGCTAGGCCTAGGTAATTCAGTGAATGAATCGTTGTTATCAGAAATAGCCAAACAAACGGGCGGTTATGCAATCTTTGTTAACCCTAATGAAAACATTGCTGACAAAGTCGCAACGTTGTTAGCTCAGATGAAATCGGCAAAAGGTAAGCAACGCTTTGAACAAGTGCCGCACACCACTTGGAAAAGCTTACCATCAAGCTTTGTAAATCAAATGCCAAGCATTGCTTATATGATGGGTAAAGAATTACCAGAGCGAGATTTGGTTTGTTTACAACAAGCGAATGAAGAGCAAAGCACACAACAAACAATACCTTGGCAACAAGCCACAGGCATGCAAGCAAAAGCGTTAACCGCGATCACTGTGACCCAACGTATGTTTGAAGCAAGCCATAGCGAAAAACAAATATTGGCAGAAACCTATGAGCAAATTAGCGACTACACCAGCTTTATCATGGTTGCCGAGCGCGAAGAAAAGCAAAGCCAAATGCCAAAGTTAAAGCATGTACCGCAAATGCAGGTAGAGATGCAGCGAAATATAAATATAGACATGGCAGATGCACATTGCATGAGCATGCCTATGGAATCTTACAGTATGAAATCACCAGCTGCTCAACAAGGTAGTTTGAAAAGATATTCTAAATCATCGTCTTTTAGTAGCTCAGATAGTTTTGATATACCTGCTTTCTTAAGAAGACAAGCTGATCCTGTTGATGAAGTTTTAGAGTTTCTAACTAAACTAAACATCCATTTAGATGCGATAAATCAGCATACTGAAGTTCCAAACATGCTTGATTTAGAAATTTTTGGTTTACCTGAGAATATTCTAATGGCTATCGAAGATATTATAAAAAGTCTGAATGAAGAGCAGATCAGCGGTGCAATAGCAACTATTCTTTTACGCTTGAATGTGCTTAAAGGTTCGATATTAGATGAGCATATCGTTACGTTCTTAACCGACAATTGCCAAGGAAATCATATAGAGCCTGCAAAGTTAAACCGTTTAATTGATATAGCGTAA
- a CDS encoding HEPN domain-containing protein, whose amino-acid sequence MTENFTTLKHRHRNERDNYSENLALRVHRSLSWLQRAEKEQDDLDAQFIFLWIAFNAAYAFEIDDHKRFTEQETFRNFITRLISLDTKNQLDNLIWNEFTSSIRVLLNNQYVFQAFWDFQNQKIDEDTWKQRFQAANTAATKAIGNKNTETTLSVIFSRLYTLRNQTMHGGATWNSYVNRDQMRDAVSFLQKFVPITIEIMMDSPNEIWGEATYPVVKH is encoded by the coding sequence ATGACTGAAAACTTCACTACACTTAAGCACCGTCATCGCAATGAGCGCGATAACTATTCTGAAAATCTAGCGTTACGAGTACACCGTTCTTTAAGCTGGTTACAGCGTGCTGAAAAAGAGCAAGATGATCTAGATGCACAGTTTATATTCTTATGGATAGCATTTAACGCAGCCTATGCATTTGAAATAGACGATCATAAACGTTTTACAGAGCAAGAAACCTTCAGAAACTTTATAACCAGGTTGATCTCCTTAGATACAAAAAATCAGCTTGATAATCTTATATGGAATGAATTCACTTCAAGCATACGAGTACTACTGAATAACCAATATGTGTTCCAAGCATTTTGGGATTTTCAAAATCAAAAAATTGATGAAGATACCTGGAAGCAACGATTTCAAGCTGCAAACACAGCAGCTACGAAAGCAATCGGTAATAAGAATACAGAAACAACACTAAGCGTTATCTTTTCTAGGCTATATACATTACGAAACCAAACCATGCATGGCGGCGCAACATGGAACAGTTATGTCAATCGAGATCAAATGCGAGACGCAGTAAGTTTTCTCCAAAAGTTTGTGCCAATTACCATCGAAATTATGATGGACAGCCCAAATGAGATTTGGGGTGAGGCGACTTATCCGGTTGTTAAACATTAA